GGCGCCTGGATTTCCACCTGGTTGACATCGCCGCCGTCCAGCGCCATGTTCAGGCCGTACTTCTTCGCCAGCGCGATACGGATCTGCGTATAGCCGGTCGAGCGCAATCCGTAGGACCCCAGCGTCTTGCCTTTCAGGTCCTGGGGGGTCTTCAGGGCGCTGTCGCGCGGCACCCATACCCCGGCGCCTTCGCCGGCGGGGGCGGCGCGCAGGGAGGCCGCCAGGACATTCACCGCCAGGCCGCGTTGCACGGCGGCCGGCAGACTGACCACCGCCGCCATGATGACGTCGTATTGTTTGGCCGATGTGGCCTGGATCAATTGCGGAATCGCCAGCGCGCGCGCCTGCACATCGATCGTGGAGGACGGCACCTTGCCGTTGCGCATCGCCCAGGTAACGACGTCGTAGGCCGGGTCCAGCAGATACGCGTAGGTGACGGTGGGGCGCTGTTGCGCCAGTACGGGCGCCGCGATCCCATAGAGCGCGGGCAGCGCGGCCAGTTTCAGAACACTGCGACGATGCATGGGCAAACTCCTAGGACATCGCGGCCCGCTCGTCGACGGGCATTGCCTCCATCGCGCGGAACAGGCCGACGAGATGATCGCGATGGGCCGCGAGACCGGCGTGGTCCGCGCGGCGCGGCCGCGGGGTATCGATCGTCAGGGTCTCCAGCACGGTGGTCGGTTTGCCGGAAAAAAGGACGATGCGGTCGGCCAGCTGCAAGGCTTCGTCGATGTCGTGCGTCACGAACACCACGGTCTTGCCGGTGCGCTGCCAGATCTGTTCGATCTCGGCGCGCATGCGCTGGCGGGTGTTGGGATCGAGCGCGGAAAACGGCTCGTCCATGAAAATGATCTGCGGGTCCACGGCCAGCGCGCGGGCGATCGCCACCCGTTGGCGTTCGCCGCCGGACAGCGCGGACGGGTATTTTTGCGCGTCGGCCGCAAGCCCCACCATGGACAGCAGCTCCAGGGCCCGCTCGCGGCGGCGCCCGGCCTCCAGCCGGGTGGCCTTGCCGAAGCGGAGTTCCGACGCCAGCAGGATGTTGTCCATGGCATTGCGCCACGACACCAGCCGGGGCGACTGGAACACGAAGGCGATTTCCTGCCAGGCTTCGCCGGGAGCCCGGCCGGCCACGCTGACCTGGCCGCCGGCGACCGGCAGCAGCCCCCCCATCACACGCAGGGAAGTCGATTTGCCGCAGCCCGATGGGCCCAGGATGCAGAGGAATTCGCCCCGCCTGACCTCGAAGCTGAGCTTGTCGTAGATGCGCTGGCCGCCCAGCGCCACATCGACGCGATCGAACACGATGATGGGGCCAGGTACTGCCCCGTCACGGACGGCCGGAGTTGCGGAAGCGTCGAGGGACACGGAAACGAATGGGCGATGGATAGGCTTGGTATCCGCTTGGATACAAAAACGCGCGCTTCGCACCTTACCAGGGATGACGCCGGTTTGCCATGGTATTCCCCCTAGGAAGCGCCGGGCCACCGGCGACCGCACCGTTCCTTGGACGCCCGCGGCGCACCGTACATCCCGCGCGCCGCGCAGGCGTGTCCGCGCGCCCGCCGGCGGTCCCCGTCACGCCGTCGCCTCAGGCGTAGAAACCCATCCTGGACATGTCGGCCCTGATCTGGCTGCGGTCGATCTGTATGGGCTGCCTGCCGACCCCGCCGGGCGGAATCGTCGCCGACGAAGCCACCGACTTCGCCGGCTGGAAACCGATATCCAGCAAGGTCCGGTTCAGCGCGGAATAGAACTCCGTCTTCTTGAAATCCTGCATCACGGCGATGCGATCGGTTTCGCGGCCTTCGAAAACCCAGCTGTACAGATACGGGAGCGTGCGCTGGAATATGCGGCGATGATGCTCGTTGATAAAGAACTTCGCATGCTCCACATAGCGATCGATGTTCTTGGCCAGGAAGTCGCGCGTGGACGCGCCACCCATAAGCAAGGCCTCGCCGGCACCAGGGCTGGTTTCCCTGTATTCCGGCATCTTGATCTTCATCCGGGCATACAGGTTGCATTGCTCCAGGCCGTCGTAGCATGGCGAAGGCGCCGTGGTGAACCGGGTCCCGAACTGCTGCAGGAATTTCCAGGCAAGAAACCACGTCATTTGCGCCGCCTCGCCGAGGTTTCGCTTCACGTTCTTATCCAGATTGACCTGGCCGCCGTGATTGCCGGGGAACGGTATGAAGATGGCATTGGTGGCCGGACTCATGAACTTCACGCGTTGCGCGTCCTGGGGCTTGAAGAACCCACGCGTCTCATGCATGGAGAGGACGGCGCAGTAGTTCCTGACGTTGGGCGGGATCATGCTGGTGTCGATATCGCTTTTGTGCCCGATGCCCGCCACCGGGTCGACGGCGAAGATATTGACGCCGACCTGGGGAAAGAACTCGTTCAGCTTGTACGCCAGCTTCGTGCACGTCACCGCGCCCCGGCTCCAGCCCAGCATATTGATGACGTGAGGAAGCCGATCCAGTTCCGCGATCGTGGCGATGGCATGTATGACGTTGTCGTCCCAGCCGGCGCCAGTCGCCATCCCCGTCAAGGTCCAGTTGATATGGGTATTGCCAAGTTCCTTGTTGCCCAGGGCGGACTTCGGCTGCTTGTCGCGCGTGAAGGGATTGAACTGGCCCGGCGTCACGCTGCTGGTCGGACTGCTGCCCGGGCCATCGCATATCAGGAAATCGCGATATTCCCTGCCCGCGGCCAGGCGGCCGAACTCCGCAACGATTTCCCCTTGATCATCGCGGCTTGCGCATGTCCCATGATTGAAGACGGTGAATACTGTCATTTGAACCCCACTGCATTCGTTCATTGAAGAATGCCGTCCACCCGCGGGGCCTGGTGAGCGATGCCCGTCATCGCGCCATCTCCACCGCCGCTGGTTTGTATTCCGGCACTCGAGTCGCGGCAGGATAGGGAGTTTCCTCGCGTGCCCTAACGAGAAAATCCTGAACGCGTCACGGCGAACACAGCGGTAAAAACGCCGTTCGGGCAGATTGCCGAACGACCTGTCATAAGAGTCCCATCGCGATGTAGGAACCGTTCACGAAGGGCTGGCTAGCGGATGTTTGAATGAGGCGAAGATCGTGGCGCCGTGTAGGATTCAATGCCTTCCAAGCGGCGATTCGACGCCGCCCAGGCGGGCATCGCCGGGAAGCCGCACCGGCAGCCATGGGTTCGTTCGCGCCGATGTCCACGGCCGCCGGGCCTTTGCTTTATGCCGGGCCTTTGTTAAGCAGCGCCTTCAGCATGCCGAGGCGTTCTTTGGGACTCAGGGCGCGCGTCGCTTCGTCTTCGGGAAAGCGCGCGTCGCCCAGGCCCATTTCCTCGATAAAACGGGAAGGCTCGCGCACCAGATCTTCGCGCGCGCGACGCCGCTTCTTGCACCAGCTAAGGTTCAGGCTGCGCTGCGCGCGCGTAATGCCCACGTACATCAGACGGCGTTCTTCTTCGATGCGGCTCGCCAGGGATTCGGCGGCGCGCGCAGGGTCGCCTTCTTCGTCGTCCTTGCCCAGGTGGGGCAGCAGGCCCTCTTCCACCCCCGCCATGTAGACGTGGGGATACTCCAGCCCCTTGGACGCATGCAGGGTCGAAAGCTTGACCGCGTCGGGTTCCTCTTCCTCGCCGCGTTCCAGCATGGTGACGAGCGCGACGTGCTGCACCAGCTCGAACAAGGTCATGCCGTCCTCGTCGGCCTTGCGCTTGAGCCAGCCGGTAAGTTCCAGGACGTTCTGCCAGCGTGTCTGCGCGGGCTTCTCGTCGAACATATCGTAAAGATAGCGTTCATACTGGATGGCGCCCAGCAGGTCGTCCAGCAGCACGCCCGCGGGCTCGGCCGATGCCGGCTTGCTGCCGTCCGGAGCGCCGCGTCCGGCCCGCCATTGCATGCGCCGGACGAATTCGGCGAAGGTGCGCAAGGATTCCAGCTGGCGTTGCTGCAGCAGCGCATCCACGCCCTGCTCGAATACGGCGGCGAACAGGGAAAGCTGGCGTTCCGCGGCGTACTGCCCCAGCGTCTGCAGGGTGCCCTGCCCGATGCCGCGCTTGGGCGTGGTGGCCGCGCGGATAAAGGCGGGATCGTCCTCGTCGTTGGCGATCAGCCGCAGATAGGCCAGCACATCGCGCACTTCGGCCTTGTCGAAGAAGCTCTGCCCGCCGGAAATCGTGTACGGGATCTTCAGGTTGCGCAGCGCCTGCTCCAGGATCCGCGACTGGTGATTGCTGCGGTACAGGATGGCATAGTCTTTCCACTGCCCCTGCCGTTCGAAGCGGGCGGCCGAGATCCGCATCGCGATCGCCTCCGCTTCGGCTTCCTCGCTATCCATCGGCGTAATGACGATGGGCTCGCCCACACCCAGATCGGACCACAGCTTTTTCTCGAACAGTTTGGGATTCTTTTCGATCACCTTGTTGGCGGCGGCCAGGATGCGCTGCACCGACCGGTAGTTCTGCTCCAGCTTGATCAGCTTCAGGTTGGGGTAGTCGGTCGTCAGCTTGGCCAGGTTTTCGATGGTGGCGCCGCGCCACGCGTAGATGGCCTGGTCATCGTCCCCCACCGCGGTGAACATGGCGCGATCGCCGCTCAGCAGCTGGACCAGGCGGTACTGGCACACATTCGTGTCCTGGTATTCATCCACCAGCAGATAGCGCACGCGGTTCTGCCAGCGGGTGCGGACTTCTTCGTTCCCTTCGAGCAGCAGGGCCGGAATGCGGATCAGGTCGTCGAAGTCCACCGCCTGATAGGCGGCCAGGGTGGCGGCATAGCTGCGATACACGCGCGCGGCTTCCACATCGGCCTTGGTCGTGGCCTGCGCCGCCGCGGCGTCCGGGTCCAGCAAGGCATTCTTCCACAGCGAAATCGTCGTCTGCACGGTACGCAGCCAGCCGCGATCCGTCGTCGCCAGCAGCTCCTGGATGATGCCCATGGCGTCGTCCGCGTCCAGGATGGAGAACTGCGGCTTCAGGCCGGCATTGCGCGCTTCCTCGCGCAGGAAGCGTACACCGAGCGCATGGAAGGTGCTGATGGTCAGGCCCTTGGCGAGCTTGCGGTCCACCAGCGTCTTGACGCGCTCGTCCATTTCGCGCGCCGCCTTGTTGGTGAACGTCAGCGCCACGATATTGCGGCCCATGTAGCCGCATTCGCGCAGCAGGTAGGCGATTTTCTGCGTAATCACCCGCGTCTTGCCGCTGCCGGCGCCGGCCAGTACCAGGCAGGGTCCACCCAGGTACAGGATCGCTTCGCGTTGCGCGGGGTTCAAGCCGGCGGGTAGGGACTCGGACATGGGGCGTCAGATTTCCAGGGGATCGACCTCTAGCTGCCAGCGCACGCGGGATGCGGCGGGCAGACCGTGCAGCATCGCGGACCACGTGCCGAGGAAAGCCTGCAGGGCGGGACGGCTGGCGCTTTCGACCAGCAGCTGCGCCCGTTCCATATTGGCCACCCGCACCACCCGCAGGGGAACCGGATCGTAGCGCGTTACGGCGTCCGCCGTCGGAAATCGATCGGCCATTCCCGCATCCGGAAGATCGCGGGCCTCCTGCAGGAATGCCAGCGCCTGGGCCAGTTCGCGCGCTTCCGCCGTCAACAGTGCCTGATGGGCGAATGGCGGCAGCCCCGTGCTTTCGCGTTCCGCCAGCGCGGGCCCGGCAAAACCGGCGTAATCGTGACGCACCAGCGCCTGGTAGACGGGCTGTTCGGGGTAGCCGGTCTGTATCAGTACCTCGCCGCCTTCCGTATGCCGGCCGGCGCGGCCGGCAACCTGCATCAGCTGGGCGAACAGCCGTTCCGGCGCGCGAAAGTCATGCGCGAACAGCATGGCGTCCGCATTGAGTACGCCGACCAGGCCCAGGCGGGCGAAGTCATGTCCCTTGGCCACCATCTGGGTGCCCACCAGGATATCCACTTCGCCGGCATGCACGCTGGCGAAAAGCGCCTGCGCGCTGCCTTTGCGGCGCGTGCTGTCCGCGTCGATGCGCAGGATGCGGGCTTGCGGAAACAGATCGGCCAGGTGTTCCTCCACACGCTGGGTGCCGCGCCCCATGGGCTGCAGATCCTGGTCGCCGCACTCGGGACAGGCGCGCGGCACACGCGCCTGATAGCCGCAGTGATGGCATTGCAGGACGTGCCCTCCCGGCCCCGCCCCCCGGTGCAGTACCGTGAAGGCGGTGCAGCGGGGACACTGGCTGACCCAGGCGCAGGATGCGCAATGCAGCACCGGCGCGTAGCCGCGGCGATTCAGGAACACCAGGGACTGTTCGCCGCGCTCCAGCCGCTTGCCGATCGCATCGACCAATTGCGGCGACATGCCTTGCTTCATGGGCAGGCGCCGCGTATCCACGAGCCGCACGGCCGGCAACTGGCTGGCCTTGGCGCGTGCCGCCAGCGTCAGGCGCAGGTAGCGGCCGCGCTCGGCCTGCTGCCAGGTTTCCAGGGATGGCGTCGCCGACCCCAGCAGCACGGGGATATCGCGGTCCCGCGCGCGCCATATGGCGAGGTCGCGCGCCGAATAGCGCAAGCCATCCTGCTGCTTGTAGGACGCATCATGTTCTTCATCGACGACGATCAGGCCCAGCTCCGGCAAGGGCGCGAAGATCGACATGCGGGTCCCCAGCAGTACCCGCGCCTCGCCGCGCTGGGCGCGCACCCAGGCCTGCAGGCGTTCGCCATCGGAAAGGCCGCTGTGCAGCACGGCCAGGCAGTCCGGTCCCGCCACGGCTTCCAGGCGGCTGCCCAGCACGGCCTGCAACTGCGGCGTCAGGTTGATTTCCGGCACCATCAGCAGCACCTGCCTGCCTTGCGCCAGGACATCCCGCGCCGCCCTCAGGTAGACCTCGGTCTTGCCGCTGCCGGTAACCCCATGCAGCAGGACCGGTTTGAAACCGCGCAGGCCGCGGATGGCTTGCACGGCGGTTTCCTGCTCCGGGTTCAGGACCGGTTCCACCGGCGCGACGCCGGTCTCGGCCGCCGCCTCGTCGCCGGCAGCCTCGGGCGCGCGGGCCGGCCCGCGGCGCTTCGCGTGCTTGGCATCCAGCCGCGCGACCGGCCCCGCCCCGGAACGCTTGCCTTCGTAGGCGGACGGTTTGCGCAGGGGGGGCGGCAGGGCCGGCAGCATGACCTCGCCAAGGGGCCGGTGGTAGTAGGCGGCCGCAAAGCGCGCCAGGCGCATCCAGTCAGGCGTGAAGGCAGGAAGGTCGTCCAGGACGCGCTCTATGGGCTTGATATGGACGGGGTCGATGGAGGGCGTCTCCAGCGTATCCGTAACAATACCTACCAGGCGGCGGCGGCCGAACGGGACGATCACCCTTACCCCGGGCGCGAGCGGGCTGGAGTGGCTGTAGTCGAACGGTCCCTGCAGCGGTACGTCCAGCGCCACCCGCACCCAGGCGCCGGCTTGCCCTGGCGCCGCGCGGGGGCAATCCTGCCCGGCTGTCTCAATCATTGCCATAGGCCAAAAGCATGGGTTCCCGCATCATTCTATTTAAAGTGAATTCTCGAAGTTCCCGCTAAGCGCCTGTACTGCCTGCGATAGAAAATGTGGCCGGAACGCCGCTGTGGATAACTTTGGGGAAAAGCCATGGCTTTTTGAATAGAGGTGCATGTACCACAACAGCGTCAAAGTGGGAAAGGAAATCTCCCAAGAGGTTTCTCTCGATAAATCAGGCACTTACATTCGGCACTCAAAAGGCACAGACTGCGATGCGCTGTCAAGGGCAAATATTCGCTGCTGTGCACAAGTCGGGAAAATCAGGCGCGGATCGCCTCTTTCCCCACCGAAGCAATCACTTACTTCATGGCAGAGCACCGTGGAACGCGCGGCTGTAGGTATGGACCTCGTCCACCAGCTCGGCTACGGCATCCGGCGGAGTAAATTGCGATATCCCATGCCCCAGATTGAACACGTGTCCGCCCTGCCCGACCTGGCCGAAATCGTCGATCACTCGCCTGGCTTGCGCGCGCACCACCGCGGCGCCGCCGAATAGCGACATGGGGTCCAGATTGCCTTGCAGCGCCACCGCGTCGGCCACGCGCCGGCGGGCCTGGGCCAGGTTTACCGTCCAGTCCACGCCCACCGCGTCCGCCCCACAGGCGGCGATTTGCTCCAGCCACATGCCGCCCCCCTTGGTGAAGACGATCGCCGGGACCGGCCGCCCGTCCCGTTCACGCGTCAGGCCGGCGACGACCTGCCGCGTATAGGCGAGCGAGTATTCCTGGAACAGGCCATCGGCCAGTACCCCGCCCCAGCTGTCGAACACCATCACGGCCTGGGCCCCGGCGGCGATCTGCGCATTCAGGTATTCGATGGTCGCCTGCGCGTTCACGCGCAGGATCCGATGCATCAGGTCGGGACGGCCGTAGGCCATGCCCTTGATGAGCCGATAGTCGTCGCTGCCCTTGCCTTCGACCATGTAACAGGCGATGGTCCAGGGACTTCCGGCAAAGCCGATCAGCGGCACACGCCCGCCGAGTTCGCGGCGGATCAGGCTGACGGCGTCGAATACATAGCGCAGGCGGTCCAGGTCCGGCACGGCCAGGGCCTGCACATCCGCCTCGGTACGCACCGGGCGCTCGAAGTACGGGCCTTCTCCGGCACGGAAGTCCAGGCCCAGGCCCATGGCGTGCGGCACCGTCAGGATGTCGGAAAACAGGATGGCCGCATCGAGCGGAAACCGCGCCAGCGGCTGCAGCGTGACTTCGGTGGCGTATTCCGGATTCTGCGCCAGGCCCAGGAAAGAACCGGCACGCGACCGTGTGGCGTTGTATTCGGGCAGATATCGCCCTGCTTGCCGCATGAGCCAGACAGGTGTGTAAGGCACGGGCTCGCGCAACAGGGCGCGCAGGAATACATCGTTTTGCAAGGCGACGGCTGACACGATTTTCCTTGAAAGATCCACGGCCTGGATTTTACCCGGCGGGACGCCGTCAACCCGCCGGCTCCTTGCACGACTGGCGCGGGCGGTACGGCGCGGCATCGATATGGTGCTTGCGCATCAGCGCCCAGAAGGCGCGGCGATGCTTGGCGGAAGCCCGGGCGGCACGCGCGACATTGCCGGCATGGCGCGACAACGCGGTGCGCACATAATCGCGTTCGAAGCTATCGACGACGCGCGACTTGGCGATGCGGAACGGTTCGTCGGGATGGACGCGCGGCGCGGCCTGGATGGCCAGCAAACTGCTGTCGATGGCCTCGCGCGGCAGGCGCGGCCGGCCTTCGCCTTGCGGCAATGCCATTCTGCCGGCCATGGGGGCGGCGGCGATGGCCCAGGCGGTGGCGCCGGCATCATGGCCGGCATAGCGCACGCCCGCTTCGCGCAGGGTTTTGCAGGAACGCATAGCCAAGCCGGCGGCTGGTGCCGGGGCAGCTCCGTGATCGGGATCCGCGGCGTCCGCCCGGGCATCGTATGGCGCGGCAAACGCGTCGCGAGGAGCGGTGTCGGCGGTGTCCGCGGCAGCCACGTCTGGCGCGGACGGTCCGGCGAGCGGCCGGCGGCCGCCCGCCACCCGGTCGACACGGACCCTCAGCTCCTCCGGGCATAAGGGGTCGCGCACGAAATCGCACATGCCCAGGGCCAGCAGGTCCTCTACCGCCGCCGCCTTCAGGCCCCGGGCCAGGCCGATCAGCGGGGTGCGCAGGCCTCCGCGCGCGCAGGACAGCGCCGTCCGGGTCCAGCCCAGCGTGTCGGGGGCCACGGGCAACAGGCAAGCGTCGAAGCGACGCAGGGACATCGCCAGCCGGGCAAGCGAGTGCGTGGCCGCCTGCGGCCCCGAGTACGCGGCGGCCACGCCGCCGGCGGCGACCAGCAGCGCGCCGTTATCCAGCGTCACCGCGTGCAGCCGCACGCGCGCCATATGCGCCGCGTGCCGCTCCATCCATTCGTTTATCCAGCCGGTATGTTCCGGCACCATGAGTACGCCGCAATCTAGCGTCTCGCGCATCGCTACTCCTCCGTATTGGTCGAAGCAGCAAGCCTAGATAGCGGTGCCGTGTCCGGCAATTCGCAAAGTCCACACTGCGGCTTGTACGTAAGGGAAAGCACGCAGGAACCGGCTCAGGCCTTGGCCTCCCGGGCCCATGCCTTATGCCGGGCTTCCAGTTCCGCGATACGGGCGGCCGCGGATTTGCGCCGCGCGATCCACAGGTACACGCCTGTGGCCAGCACGATGATCGTGATCACATCCAGCACCGCCCAGATGATCTTGAGCGGCATGCCGGCATAGTCGCCGAAGTGCAGCGGCCTCGATACCTCCAGCGCCCGCAGGTACCACGGCATCTCCAGCTGCGTGTCCACGGCGCCGGTGCGCGCGTCCACCAGGACGGGGCTGAACAGACGGGAAGTCAACGCGGTATCGCCGTTGAGCCAGACGAAATAGTGATACGGACTGCCGAAGGGATTGCCCGGAAACGTCACCACATTGACCTTCATCCCCGGCTGCGCCTTCTGGGCAGCGGCGTAGGCGGCATCGACGGAGCTGAGTTCCGCGGACTGCGGTGTGGATTTACCCTGGTACGGCGCCAGCAGCGTCTGCATCGCCGTGCCCTGCCAGTACTTGAACATCGGCGTCGACAACTCATTGATGACGCCCGTGAACCCCACCACGAACGCCCACGCCAGCGTGGCGACGCCCAGCAGGTTGTGCAGGTCCAGCCATTTGATGCGGGCCGAGCGCTCGGCCCGCACGCTGCCGAACGGGATCTTCTTCATATAGGGTCCGTACAGCACCACGCCGGACACCACGGCAATGCAGAACAACAGCCCCATGAAGCCCAGGAAGAGTTCGCCGGCCAGCCCGGCGAACATATCGACATGCAGGTGCAGCATGATCTCCATGAAGCCGTGGCCCTCCTGTTCGGCGGGTGGGAATCGCTTCAGCAGCTCGCCCGTATGCGCGTCGAAGCGCAAGCGGTGCGCGCGATCCTGGTTTCCCAGCTCCGGGTTCAGCCCGATCACCACTTGCGGATCGTCGTCATCGATGAAGACGAATTCGACGGCGTCATCCGGATATAGCCGTTTGCTTTCCGCCACCATGGCGTCCAGGCTCGCGCGCGGTGTCCCGGGCGCGGCCTCGGCATACGGCTTGGCATCGTCCAGCCAATGATCGATCTCGTGCGAGAAGATCAGCGGCAGCCCTGTCAGGCACAGCAGCAACAGGAACACCGTGCAAACCAGGCTGCTCCACTTGTGTATTTCAAACCAGGTCTTGAGGGACAGTTTCCCCATGCTGCCGAGCTCCAGGCCGCGTCCGCGATGTTAATAATAAGAATCTATCTCACTATTGTAGTCATTTGATGCCTTGTACGGAATGGTCCAGTCCCGGTGCATATTCTTGGTGCTTCACAGGGGGATTTTGTTGGACCATCATGGCATCAAGCCGGCAGTACCCCGCCGATCCCGGACCTCACCCCGCCCGCGCATCGACGGCAGTTCCTCGCCGATCCACCCTACGACAAGGAAGTGCCATGAGCCAACGCCTGAACTACTACAAAGCCAGCGCCGAAACCGCCAAGAAGTACATCGATTTCAGCCAGTCCCTGAAGAACCGCCCCGTCATCGCGGAACTCGGGCACCTCGTCACGCTGCGCGCGTCGCAGCTGAACGGCTGCGCCTTCTGCGTGGACATGCACGTCAAGGAAGGGAAAATCCACGGCGAACGCGAGCTGCGCCTGCACCACGTAGCCATCTGGTGGGAATCGCCCCTGTTCAACGAACGCGAAAAGGCGGCCCTGGCCTGGACCGAAATCGTCACGCATCTGCCTGCCCACGGCGTGCCTGACGAGGCATACGAAAGCGTGTGCGAGCACTTCAGCGAAGAGGAAGTCTCCGACCTGACATTCCTGATCGTCGGCATCAATGGCTGGAACCGCCTGAGCGTGGCATTCCGGCCGGTTCCCGGCTCGGCGGACGAGATGTTCGGCCTGGGCAAGGCCGGCCTGAAGTAAGCCGGCCGACGACCGCCAGGGAACACGCGCCGCGCGTCCGCCAGGGTGAACGTCTTTTCAAGCAGAGACCCACCAGGGTGGACGCTCTTTCAAGCGCTACCCGCCAGGTTGCACGCCCGTTCAAGCGGCGCCCCTTCAAGGTGGACGCCTCCACGCGAGATATAAAAAAAGCCAGGCAAAAGCCTGGCTTTTTTTTACGAAGAAACGTACCCGCATCCGGCAGAGGCCCATCGAGCGGCCATGCCGCCGTGCCGCTGGCCCGCGGACCGCGCGGTTGCGCGGGCTGCGGGAAACGGCATGTGGGCTTAGTTGCGGCGGCCCGAACTTGCCCGCAGGCGACGCGCGGCGGCGGCCTGCGCCGCCAGCATGGCCAGCTCGGCTTCCACCACGGCGATATCCGCCTTGTCCTTGGCATTGCGCAAGGCTTCTTCCGCCTTCTGACGCGCGGCCTCG
Above is a genomic segment from Bordetella genomosp. 11 containing:
- a CDS encoding carboxymuconolactone decarboxylase family protein, yielding MSQRLNYYKASAETAKKYIDFSQSLKNRPVIAELGHLVTLRASQLNGCAFCVDMHVKEGKIHGERELRLHHVAIWWESPLFNEREKAALAWTEIVTHLPAHGVPDEAYESVCEHFSEEEVSDLTFLIVGINGWNRLSVAFRPVPGSADEMFGLGKAGLK